TGGACTTCCAACTCGACATCCAGAGTGACAACGAGGGTCTGCTGTACGACGCCACGCTCGAAGCCCGCCGAGTGTACAACGAAACCATCCGTCTCGCCAAAGAGGGCGTAGACTGGGATTCGATTTCGCCTCGCCTCGAAGACGATGCCGACCTCGTGAAAAATACGACACAGCGCGTCGTTGCCAAAGCTCTCGGCGCGATGGAGAACTACTACGAATACGACGACTTCAACCAGCCGAGCCACACAAAGGATGGCACGTACCCGCTCCGGGCGAACTACGAGGAGGGGTACA
The genomic region above belongs to Candidatus Afararchaeum irisae and contains:
- a CDS encoding transposase; its protein translation is MTDSQTLVKTLDFQLDIQSDNEGLLYDATLEARRVYNETIRLAKEGVDWDSISPRLEDDADLVKNTTQRVVAKALGAMENYYEYDDFNQPSHTKDGTYPLRANYEEGY